In a genomic window of Pedobacter sp. KBS0701:
- the murF gene encoding UDP-N-acetylmuramoyl-tripeptide--D-alanyl-D-alanine ligase — MITTEKLYDYYLENPVISTDTRNITPGCIFFALKGDLFNANEFAAQAIEKGAAFAVIDEEKYADSDKCLLVKDVLSTLQDLARHHRKQLNIPVIGLTGSNGKTTSKELVNAVLAERYKTFATFGNLNNHIGVPLSILSITDDVQVAVIEMGANHQKEIELLCTIAQPTHGIITNVGMAHLDGFGGFEGVKKGKAELYAYLKQTSGYTFINRDNPNLLEISTAAGLNKLIYYGTENGNTIKGALKSSDPFIEVDWTNHEVSSSVKTNLTGSYNFENILAAICIGDFFDMSPEEINTGLSNYQPKNNRSQLTKTEKNTVICDFYNANPSSMTAALKNIAVLSSGKKTAILGDMFELGPESPVQHELIAKQANESGLDQLIFIGKDFYIFKDNFKGIFFETPAEAAQYLQENSVQDHLVLLKGSRGMKLESLLKYL, encoded by the coding sequence ATGATTACAACCGAAAAACTATACGATTATTACCTGGAAAACCCTGTTATCTCTACCGATACAAGAAACATTACGCCTGGTTGTATCTTCTTTGCCTTAAAAGGAGATCTTTTTAATGCCAACGAATTTGCCGCTCAGGCCATAGAAAAAGGAGCTGCATTTGCTGTAATTGATGAAGAAAAATACGCAGACAGCGATAAGTGTTTATTGGTAAAGGATGTGTTAAGTACTTTACAGGATCTGGCTCGTCATCACCGTAAGCAGCTTAACATCCCTGTTATCGGTTTAACCGGTAGCAATGGAAAAACCACGAGCAAAGAACTTGTAAATGCTGTTTTAGCCGAAAGATATAAAACCTTTGCAACCTTTGGTAACTTAAACAATCACATTGGTGTTCCATTATCTATATTATCCATTACCGATGATGTTCAGGTTGCGGTAATTGAAATGGGCGCAAACCACCAAAAGGAAATAGAACTGCTCTGCACCATCGCACAGCCTACTCACGGCATTATTACCAATGTAGGTATGGCACATTTAGATGGGTTCGGTGGCTTTGAAGGGGTAAAAAAAGGCAAGGCAGAACTTTACGCTTACCTTAAACAGACCAGTGGTTATACTTTTATCAATAGGGATAATCCTAATTTGCTCGAAATAAGTACTGCTGCAGGTTTAAACAAACTGATTTATTATGGAACCGAAAATGGGAATACCATTAAAGGCGCTTTAAAAAGCAGCGATCCTTTTATTGAAGTAGACTGGACCAATCATGAGGTTTCATCATCAGTAAAAACCAATTTAACTGGTAGTTATAATTTTGAAAATATCCTGGCTGCAATTTGCATAGGAGATTTTTTCGACATGAGTCCAGAAGAGATCAACACCGGTTTATCGAATTACCAGCCGAAAAATAACCGCTCGCAACTCACCAAAACTGAAAAAAATACGGTGATCTGCGATTTCTACAATGCCAATCCAAGTAGCATGACCGCGGCACTGAAAAATATCGCCGTATTATCGTCCGGTAAAAAAACCGCTATTTTGGGAGATATGTTCGAATTAGGCCCTGAATCACCTGTTCAGCATGAACTTATTGCAAAACAGGCCAACGAAAGTGGTTTGGATCAGCTCATTTTCATCGGAAAGGATTTCTATATATTTAAAGACAATTTTAAAGGCATATTTTTCGAAACACCTGCTGAGGCTGCTCAGTATTTACAAGAAAACTCCGTTCAAGATCATTTAGTATTACTCAAAGGCTCGCGAGGAATGAAACTGGAAAGCCTGTTAAAATATCTATAG
- a CDS encoding gliding motility lipoprotein GldH, whose amino-acid sequence MAQKINLLLNKRQVFLLGFLLITSLFVGCTSSVIDSNVEIAGRRWTYRNHVSTTFEIKDNTKAYNIYFKLRHTADYKYANIFILVHFKDGKKMVTRRYQYKLAKNDGEWLGSGSGNVFSYTLPMLTNYHFPHNGKFEIEIEQNMRDNPLLDVSDVGLTVSESLSNQN is encoded by the coding sequence ATGGCTCAGAAAATAAACCTGCTGCTGAATAAAAGACAAGTATTCTTGCTTGGTTTTTTATTGATTACTTCGCTATTTGTGGGCTGTACATCCAGCGTAATTGATAGTAATGTAGAAATTGCAGGCCGCAGGTGGACCTACCGTAACCATGTTTCGACCACATTTGAGATTAAGGATAATACTAAGGCCTATAATATTTATTTTAAGCTTAGACATACCGCCGATTATAAATACGCCAATATTTTTATCCTTGTTCATTTTAAAGATGGCAAAAAGATGGTAACGCGGCGTTATCAATACAAACTGGCCAAAAATGATGGTGAATGGTTGGGTAGCGGATCTGGAAATGTATTCAGTTATACTTTACCTATGCTTACCAACTATCATTTCCCTCATAATGGGAAGTTTGAGATCGAAATTGAACAGAATATGCGCGATAATCCGCTTTTGGACGTAAGCGATGTTGGTTTAACTGTAAGTGAATCCCTAAGCAATCAAAATTAA
- the ricT gene encoding regulatory iron-sulfur-containing complex subunit RicT, which translates to MGCGSCSTGGGCTPNGCKSNGSCGTGGCQTMEVHDWLSNLDMPSNYKPFQVTEIKFKGSRKEFFLNNDNIYLEIGELVAVEGPTGGFDVGHVSLTGELVRIQMKRRKTALDQVTKKIYRKATEADVEKWNAAKGMEWETMHKARKLALDLRLQMKISDVDYQADKTKATFFYTADGRVDFRELIKKMAESFRIRIEMRQIGMRQEAGRLGGIGSCGRELCCSTWLTNFKTVSTAAARYQNLSLNTLKLAGQCGKLKCCLNYELDTYLDALKDIPDRIENLDTEAGYARHQKTDIFKKIMWFSYQGDENWIPVKAARVKEIMTMNKAGKKAPNLKEEAVQIAAPVVVEKSFDYENVVGQDSLTRLDERSRSKNNQNRNNNQKNNRNNNQNKRERVPAGEKNAGPSNRPQQPQQGAQKAQQGGKQPNGPKPQQNAGQKPQQSVPKPQHVNGPKPQNNKPKQLQGPKPVVKAEGNVTVEGAKPEQSKNKNRNNRRKNNNRRNNNNGSENKPAAE; encoded by the coding sequence ATGGGATGTGGAAGTTGTTCAACAGGTGGTGGTTGCACCCCTAATGGATGCAAAAGTAATGGCTCATGCGGCACCGGTGGTTGCCAGACAATGGAAGTTCACGATTGGCTGTCTAATTTGGATATGCCTTCTAATTATAAACCTTTTCAGGTTACCGAAATCAAATTTAAAGGTTCACGTAAAGAGTTTTTCCTTAATAATGATAACATTTACCTCGAAATCGGGGAGCTTGTTGCTGTTGAAGGACCAACGGGTGGTTTTGATGTGGGGCACGTTTCGCTTACGGGAGAACTGGTAAGAATCCAGATGAAACGCCGTAAAACCGCACTAGATCAGGTAACCAAAAAAATCTACCGTAAAGCTACCGAAGCCGATGTAGAGAAATGGAATGCTGCCAAAGGGATGGAATGGGAAACCATGCACAAAGCCCGTAAACTGGCATTGGATTTACGTTTGCAAATGAAAATCAGCGATGTAGACTACCAGGCCGACAAAACCAAAGCCACTTTTTTTTATACGGCTGATGGGCGTGTGGATTTCCGCGAACTGATTAAAAAAATGGCGGAGAGTTTCCGTATCCGCATTGAAATGCGCCAGATCGGAATGCGTCAGGAAGCTGGTCGTTTAGGCGGAATTGGCTCTTGCGGGCGCGAATTATGCTGCTCTACCTGGTTAACCAACTTCAAAACGGTTTCTACGGCTGCGGCGCGTTATCAAAATTTATCATTAAATACGTTAAAACTTGCTGGTCAGTGCGGTAAATTAAAATGCTGCTTAAACTATGAGCTGGATACCTATCTGGATGCTTTAAAAGATATTCCCGATAGAATTGAAAACCTGGATACTGAGGCCGGTTATGCCCGTCACCAGAAAACCGATATTTTCAAGAAAATCATGTGGTTCAGTTACCAGGGGGATGAAAACTGGATTCCGGTGAAAGCTGCACGTGTAAAAGAGATCATGACGATGAACAAGGCGGGTAAAAAAGCGCCTAACTTAAAAGAAGAAGCTGTTCAGATTGCCGCGCCGGTTGTGGTAGAAAAATCTTTCGATTACGAAAATGTAGTTGGTCAGGATAGTTTAACCCGCCTGGACGAACGTTCTCGTAGTAAAAATAATCAGAACAGGAACAACAATCAGAAAAATAACCGCAATAACAACCAAAATAAAAGGGAAAGAGTTCCTGCCGGAGAGAAAAATGCAGGCCCTAGTAATAGGCCGCAGCAGCCTCAACAGGGGGCGCAAAAAGCTCAGCAAGGCGGAAAACAACCTAACGGACCAAAACCGCAACAAAATGCAGGTCAAAAGCCTCAACAGTCAGTGCCGAAACCACAGCATGTTAATGGGCCAAAACCTCAAAATAATAAACCAAAGCAGCTGCAAGGACCAAAACCTGTAGTTAAAGCTGAAGGAAATGTTACGGTAGAAGGTGCTAAGCCAGAACAAAGCAAAAACAAGAACAGAAATAATCGTAGGAAAAACAATAACCGCCGAAACAATAATAATGGCTCAGAAAATAAACCTGCTGCTGAATAA
- a CDS encoding ATP-binding protein, translating into MQFKEIIGQERVKQQLVQTVKENRISHAQLFLSPAGSGAVPLAIAYAQYINCLNKGENDSCGECSSCRKYERLIHPDLHFSYPFFASASVKTAVDVLDEWRGMLMQDPYFDMDIWRSKLDAANKQANINIAECHDIIKKLSYKAFEAETKVLIMWLPEYLDKAGNALLKLIEEPPANTLFILIAQSQDQILTTILSRTQIVKIPKLSSEEVTGYLLNASGLTEHQAIDYSFLADGNLIEAKALAADTQSDSSGTFTAWLRMGFGNKVPDLIDFTDEAAKWGRENQKNFLKYGVNYLRECCLILSGAEELVKLPPLTFETAKKLSTHVLTLPMAEAIIGELEKAHYHIERNANPKILFLDVSLQLVKIIKFKTLPAGTQYIYN; encoded by the coding sequence ATGCAGTTTAAAGAAATTATCGGACAGGAAAGAGTGAAGCAACAATTGGTGCAAACGGTTAAAGAAAACCGTATTAGCCATGCGCAACTGTTTTTGTCGCCTGCTGGCTCTGGAGCTGTACCCCTGGCCATTGCCTATGCGCAATACATCAATTGCCTTAATAAAGGAGAGAACGATAGTTGTGGCGAGTGTTCGAGTTGCAGAAAATACGAACGCCTCATCCACCCCGATCTGCATTTCTCCTATCCGTTTTTTGCTTCTGCCAGTGTAAAAACGGCTGTAGATGTGTTGGATGAATGGCGGGGTATGCTGATGCAGGATCCTTATTTTGATATGGATATCTGGCGCTCCAAGCTTGATGCGGCCAATAAACAGGCCAATATCAACATTGCCGAATGCCACGATATTATTAAAAAGCTGAGTTATAAGGCCTTCGAAGCGGAAACAAAGGTTTTAATTATGTGGCTTCCGGAATACCTGGATAAAGCTGGAAATGCCTTGTTAAAATTAATCGAAGAACCGCCTGCAAATACACTGTTTATTTTAATTGCGCAAAGTCAGGATCAGATTTTAACCACCATCCTATCCAGGACGCAAATTGTGAAAATCCCAAAACTTTCGTCGGAAGAGGTTACAGGATATTTATTAAATGCAAGCGGATTAACTGAGCACCAGGCTATTGATTATTCCTTTTTGGCCGATGGAAATTTAATTGAGGCCAAAGCTTTGGCTGCCGATACACAAAGCGACAGTTCGGGCACCTTTACCGCCTGGCTAAGGATGGGTTTTGGAAATAAAGTTCCCGATCTGATCGATTTTACCGATGAGGCTGCCAAATGGGGAAGAGAAAACCAGAAGAATTTTTTAAAATATGGCGTAAATTATTTACGCGAATGCTGTTTAATTTTAAGTGGTGCCGAAGAATTGGTTAAATTACCTCCATTAACATTCGAAACCGCCAAAAAACTCAGCACACACGTGCTTACCTTACCTATGGCAGAGGCCATAATCGGCGAACTGGAAAAGGCACATTACCACATTGAAAGAAACGCGAACCCGAAAATTCTGTTTTTAGATGTATCTTTACAATTGGTAAAAATTATCAAGTTTAAAACGCTCCCTGCGGGGACTCAATATATATACAATTAA
- the ruvX gene encoding Holliday junction resolvase RuvX codes for MARILAFDYGTKRIGIAVTDPLQLIATGLDTVHPKDVIEYVKKYMLSEQVEAFVLGDPKQMDGSPSDSAQHVKGFATLLKKSFPDIPRHWVDERFTSKMAHQAIMQSGLKKSDRRDKNRVDTIAATIILQYFMESNRL; via the coding sequence ATGGCACGGATCCTCGCATTTGATTATGGAACAAAACGCATCGGCATTGCGGTAACCGATCCTTTGCAGCTAATTGCAACAGGCCTGGATACGGTGCACCCGAAAGATGTGATCGAATATGTTAAAAAATACATGCTTTCCGAGCAGGTGGAGGCCTTTGTGCTTGGGGATCCTAAACAAATGGATGGTTCTCCGTCTGATTCGGCACAACATGTGAAAGGTTTTGCTACGCTGCTGAAAAAATCGTTTCCCGATATCCCAAGACACTGGGTTGATGAACGTTTTACTTCTAAAATGGCGCATCAGGCCATTATGCAAAGCGGGTTAAAAAAAAGCGACAGAAGGGATAAAAACAGGGTTGATACCATTGCTGCAACCATCATTTTACAATATTTTATGGAAAGTAACCGTTTATAA
- a CDS encoding O-methyltransferase produces the protein MSLINDDLQDLLIAYCEPESELLQQIDRETNLKVLMPRMLSGHYQGRVLSMLSKMISPKRILEIGTFTGYATLCLAEGLTNDGLLYTLDINEELEDMVRRNFAKSAYNDQINYILGDATTTIASLDEVFDIVFIDADKKNNGTYYDLIFDRVRPGGIIIVDNVLWSGKVLQEKQDKDTRNITSFNDKIAADERVEKLILPVRDGLFVIRKK, from the coding sequence ATGAGCCTGATAAACGACGATTTACAAGATCTATTAATTGCCTATTGCGAACCTGAAAGCGAATTGCTTCAACAGATAGACCGCGAAACCAACCTTAAAGTTTTAATGCCCCGTATGCTTTCAGGCCATTACCAGGGCAGGGTGTTAAGCATGCTCAGCAAAATGATTTCCCCTAAGAGGATTTTAGAAATCGGCACTTTTACTGGTTATGCCACCTTATGTCTTGCTGAGGGATTAACAAATGATGGCCTGCTGTATACGCTGGATATTAATGAAGAACTGGAAGATATGGTTCGCAGAAACTTTGCCAAATCAGCATATAACGATCAGATTAATTACATCCTTGGCGACGCTACCACTACAATAGCAAGTTTAGATGAAGTTTTCGACATTGTTTTTATCGATGCCGACAAGAAAAACAACGGTACCTATTATGATCTCATTTTTGACCGTGTACGCCCGGGCGGGATTATTATTGTGGATAATGTACTATGGAGTGGAAAAGTACTCCAGGAGAAACAGGATAAAGACACCAGAAATATTACTAGTTTTAATGATAAAATAGCTGCAGATGAACGGGTTGAGAAATTGATTTTACCTGTGCGTGATGGTTTGTTTGTGATCAGGAAGAAATGA
- a CDS encoding glucosaminidase domain-containing protein has product MKKIFTFCLLLLAGIIAKAQDTEEYIAAHVEYAQGLMHDHKIPASVILAVAIHESAAGNSKIAQHLNNHFGVKGPNNNADIHSSYRDYLNADESYSHFVEIMETREPFNNLFAKYDQYDYKGWAYGIRRCGYASSRRWASQVIGLIKKYELYQYDERPEGYEEPVYATPVRRHTRSRRTTKTYTVKSGDNLSIIAKKKGTTVKKLMQKNGIKKANLKPGQKIKF; this is encoded by the coding sequence ATGAAGAAAATCTTTACTTTTTGCCTGCTCCTTTTAGCGGGGATTATTGCAAAAGCGCAAGACACAGAAGAATATATTGCAGCGCACGTAGAATATGCACAAGGTTTAATGCATGATCATAAAATTCCGGCCAGCGTTATTTTAGCCGTTGCCATACATGAATCTGCTGCCGGAAACAGTAAAATTGCGCAGCACCTCAATAACCATTTTGGTGTAAAAGGGCCTAACAACAATGCAGATATCCATTCTTCGTACCGCGATTATTTAAATGCGGACGAATCTTACAGCCATTTTGTTGAAATAATGGAAACCCGCGAGCCTTTTAACAACCTGTTTGCGAAGTACGATCAGTACGATTACAAGGGTTGGGCTTACGGCATCCGCCGCTGTGGTTATGCCAGCAGTAGAAGATGGGCCAGTCAGGTTATTGGACTCATTAAAAAATATGAGCTTTACCAATACGATGAGCGACCGGAAGGATACGAAGAACCTGTTTATGCCACTCCGGTACGCCGCCACACCAGAAGCAGAAGAACAACAAAAACTTATACTGTAAAATCGGGCGATAACTTAAGTATCATCGCCAAAAAGAAAGGTACAACAGTAAAAAAACTGATGCAGAAAAACGGGATCAAAAAAGCAAATTTAAAACCAGGGCAGAAGATTAAGTTTTAG
- a CDS encoding glucosaminidase domain-containing protein — MRSSNQLILLAAILVFLSSCGSRKFSKNNKQIEKAANKANNNSYKSYNTLSYIDEFKGVAIEEMNSAGIPASITLAQGILESGSGNSDLAKYANNHFGIKCTSEWKGKNYFRDDDQKNDCFRVYKDARESFRDHSEFLKRKRYSFLFQLDKNDYKSWAQGLKTAGYATNPKYPDLLINTIEKYQLYQYDQPESEKQKIAREDRVFTEINQNIPQEKAKFTPVETPPAGAKPILADGTYTVVKGDTLYNIAKRFNLTVDQLKMLNEMSTDAIKLGQTLKVK, encoded by the coding sequence ATGCGTTCATCCAACCAACTTATCCTATTAGCGGCAATCCTCGTTTTTTTAAGCTCATGCGGTTCCAGGAAATTTTCCAAAAACAACAAACAGATTGAAAAAGCAGCCAACAAAGCCAATAATAACTCATACAAAAGCTATAATACCTTAAGTTATATTGATGAGTTTAAAGGCGTAGCCATAGAAGAAATGAACTCGGCCGGTATTCCTGCAAGTATTACTTTAGCACAGGGTATTTTAGAATCAGGCAGTGGAAACAGCGATTTGGCCAAGTATGCCAATAATCATTTCGGCATTAAATGTACTTCAGAATGGAAAGGAAAAAACTATTTCCGTGATGATGACCAGAAAAACGACTGTTTTAGGGTATATAAAGATGCCCGCGAATCATTCAGGGATCATTCTGAGTTTCTAAAACGCAAACGTTATAGTTTTCTTTTCCAACTGGATAAAAACGATTACAAAAGCTGGGCACAGGGATTAAAAACAGCGGGGTATGCCACTAATCCTAAATATCCTGATCTGTTAATCAATACCATCGAAAAATATCAGCTTTACCAGTACGATCAACCAGAAAGCGAAAAGCAGAAAATTGCGCGCGAGGATCGTGTTTTTACAGAAATCAATCAAAATATTCCCCAGGAGAAGGCTAAGTTTACCCCAGTAGAAACACCACCTGCAGGCGCCAAACCAATTCTTGCCGATGGCACTTATACCGTTGTTAAAGGAGATACGCTGTACAATATTGCTAAACGCTTTAACTTAACAGTCGATCAGTTAAAAATGCTAAACGAAATGAGTACCGACGCTATTAAGCTAGGTCAAACACTTAAGGTTAAATAA
- a CDS encoding DUF3078 domain-containing protein — translation MKNCLAAIILILSFCSTKLYAQEIDTIPINTKDLNIKLKRSPLPSRQGPLNFEPVKIKPLVVNARINYWKTRTNIGININQAQFSNNWKGGGTNSVAVGGLVNWKAEYNKDSYSYVSELVLQYGKIKNKDQLQKKTNDRIFWDNKASFQLSKSWFFFGSLSFESQFDNGYSYSMVNGQETATLISKFMGPGYLTESIGFEYKPVKYFSTRIGTGTARQTFVLDEKLFLDPVDNTKPPKASVFGVDYGKKVRNELAFQIVSAIDKDIFTNTNLKARYQMFIPYQDFKMSNIDHRLDVALTAKINRFMNTSLTGVLLFDKDTGTNKIQANQTLALGFGFTFPR, via the coding sequence ATGAAGAACTGTTTAGCTGCCATAATCCTGATCCTAAGTTTCTGCTCTACAAAATTATATGCACAGGAAATTGATACTATTCCGATCAATACCAAAGACTTGAATATAAAGTTAAAACGTAGTCCGTTGCCAAGCAGGCAGGGGCCATTAAACTTTGAGCCTGTAAAAATTAAGCCTTTGGTTGTAAACGCCAGGATTAATTACTGGAAAACAAGAACCAACATTGGTATCAACATTAACCAGGCCCAATTCAGTAACAATTGGAAAGGTGGTGGTACCAACTCTGTAGCCGTTGGCGGTTTGGTTAACTGGAAGGCAGAATACAACAAAGACAGTTACAGTTATGTAAGCGAGCTTGTTTTGCAATATGGCAAAATCAAAAATAAAGATCAGCTGCAAAAGAAAACCAACGACCGTATTTTTTGGGATAATAAAGCTTCTTTCCAGCTTTCTAAAAGCTGGTTCTTCTTTGGATCGTTAAGTTTTGAATCCCAATTCGATAATGGTTATTCTTACAGTATGGTAAACGGCCAGGAAACCGCCACGCTGATTTCAAAATTTATGGGCCCGGGTTATTTAACAGAATCTATCGGTTTCGAGTATAAGCCTGTTAAATATTTTTCTACCCGTATAGGCACCGGTACTGCACGTCAAACTTTTGTCTTGGATGAAAAGCTTTTTCTTGATCCTGTTGATAATACCAAACCGCCAAAAGCTAGTGTTTTTGGGGTAGATTATGGCAAAAAAGTACGTAATGAGCTGGCTTTTCAGATTGTAAGTGCAATTGATAAGGATATATTTACCAATACAAACCTTAAGGCACGATATCAGATGTTCATTCCGTATCAGGATTTTAAGATGAGCAATATTGATCATCGGTTAGATGTTGCATTAACGGCAAAAATCAATCGTTTTATGAACACAAGTTTAACTGGCGTACTCCTGTTCGATAAGGATACAGGCACGAACAAAATACAGGCGAACCAGACTTTAGCGCTGGGTTTTGGCTTTACCTTCCCGAGATAG